A stretch of Acidobacteriota bacterium DNA encodes these proteins:
- a CDS encoding secondary thiamine-phosphate synthase enzyme YjbQ codes for MVITFTNDIATRGQGDVRDVTDAVAGALQASGCAAGCITVFVVGSTAGVTTMEFEPGAVTDLKEVFDRLAPRHAHYHHHQTWGDDNGSSHVRAAMLGPSLTLPFADKRLLLGTWQQVVLVECDTRPRNRQLVVQVMGE; via the coding sequence GTGGTCATCACCTTCACCAACGACATCGCCACCCGGGGCCAGGGTGACGTGCGCGACGTCACCGACGCCGTGGCCGGCGCCCTCCAGGCGTCAGGGTGCGCCGCCGGGTGCATCACCGTCTTCGTCGTCGGGTCGACGGCAGGAGTGACGACGATGGAGTTCGAACCCGGCGCCGTGACGGACCTCAAGGAGGTGTTCGATCGCCTCGCGCCCCGGCATGCGCACTACCATCACCACCAGACGTGGGGCGACGACAACGGCTCGAGCCACGTGCGGGCGGCGATGCTCGGCCCCTCGCTGACCCTGCCGTTTGCCGACAAGCGACTCCTCCTCGGGACGTGGCAGCAGGTCGTGCTGGTGGAGTGCGATACGCGTCCCCGCAACCGCCAACTGGTCGTGCAGGTGATGGGGGAGTAG
- a CDS encoding response regulator — MMVQPQPSDPVHTTDMDPVDGVEARTASWRTSPLVLVVDDDQHSREGVSEYLVQHGFRVMEAADGAEALRKIAWRQPHAVLLDLAIPRTDGWAVAEQLRRDPKCSNVAVVAWSAFDYPEQRRRAFDAGCDAFVQKPCDLDTLVPTILEVIERKR; from the coding sequence ATGATGGTGCAGCCACAGCCGTCCGACCCGGTGCACACGACCGATATGGATCCGGTCGACGGGGTCGAGGCCCGGACGGCGTCCTGGCGGACATCGCCGCTCGTCCTGGTGGTCGACGACGACCAGCACAGCCGTGAGGGTGTCAGCGAGTATCTGGTCCAGCACGGATTTCGTGTGATGGAGGCCGCCGACGGCGCCGAGGCCCTGCGCAAGATCGCGTGGCGCCAGCCGCACGCCGTGCTGCTCGACCTGGCCATTCCCCGAACCGACGGGTGGGCGGTCGCCGAGCAGTTGCGCCGCGACCCGAAGTGCTCGAACGTGGCCGTCGTGGCGTGGAGCGCGTTTGACTATCCCGAGCAGCGCCGGAGAGCCTTCGACGCCGGCTGCGACGCGTTCGTCCAGAAACCGTGCGACCTCGACACGCTGGTGCCGACGATCCTCGAGGTGATCGAACGGAAGCGGTGA
- a CDS encoding DEAD/DEAH box helicase has translation MVRQRDPLSLFEPPVATWFARAFPDGPTPPQSRGWPVVARGESMLLLAPTGSGKTLAAFLWCINRLMFETVPPASDRCRVLYLSPLKALAVDIERNLRAPIAGITQVATDLGIPHRVPSVMVRTGDTPAWERSRFKREPADILITTPESLYLLLTSASREALRSIDTVIVDEIHALVPTKRGAHLALSIERLEAIVRRPLQRLGLSATQRPLDEVARFLGGALSSARGTDAPVAAPDAAVTLHDEFRTGTDVAWRPVTVVDAGRRKQLALTLELPAEDLARLEPPIDLPSGPAAQGPVRPSMWTALHPRLLDLVRAHQTTLVFVNSRRVAERLAAALNELAGEPLVRAHHGSLARPQRVEIEDALKAGRLRGLVATSSLELGIDMGAVDLVVQIEAPPSVASGLQRIGRAGHHVQATSRGVIVPKFRGDLVACAAATRAMREGLVEATRYPRNPLDVLAQQVVAMTSMDPWQADDLLAVVRRAAPFAELSRALFEGTLDMLAGRYPSDDFAELRPRVTWDRLSGRLAGREGARRVAVVNGGTIPDRGLYGVFLGGADRGAARVGELDEEMVFESRVGETFVLGASTWRIEDISHDRVLVSPAPGEPGKMPFWKGETAGRPLEFGRAIGALVRTLEQLPATAARERLVRDHDLAPAAAETLVAYLREQKAETGALPDDRTVVIERCRDELGDWRVCLLSPLGGRVLAPWAMAVAGRLREERDLPVETMWTDEGFVVRFPETDDPPDAGWMLPDAADVERLVVGQLSSTTLFAAKFRECAARALLLPRRRPGQRRPLWQQRKRAADLLSVASRFGSFPILLETYRECLRDLFDMPALAAILRDVGTRHLRVVTVDRTTPSPFAASLLFGYVANYLYDGDAPLPERRAQALTIDQAQLADLLGEAQLRELLDTDAMADVEAQLQHLDERYRVKSADGLHDLLLRIGDLSAGEIGRRAADGTGAAWRRALVTSRRAIEVQIAGEARVVAVEDASRYRDALGVPLPPGLPTSLVEPVADPPGDLALRYARTHGPFTADDLAARFGIGRPSVERLLHRLAAAGRLLEGEFRPGGTSREWCDRQVLAAIRRRSIARLRHEIEPVDTATLGRFLAAWHGTTRRRRGLDALLDVVEQLQGAPLVASLVESAILPARLDDFTAESLDLLLAAGEVVWVGVEPLGDRDGRLALFLTDHLPRLWRPPTAAPDPSPRQQAILAHLATAGASFFAPLHEAAGGGYPGETVDALWTLVWRGLVTSDAFHALRAWLAPHERRRRPAPGEGYRSRRVAPPAAQGRWSLVTARSGTTASMTTWSAAAAEQLLARHGVVTREVVAQESVPGGFSAVYEVLRTLDERGHVRRGYFAAGVGALQFARPAALDLLRSLRGEPEGAEVVVLAATDPANPYGSLLKWPTELLAVSGRGPTRSVGANVVIVNGALAAWIGRHGRPVLVALPESEPDRSRVGHAIASVLADLALTGDRREGGLLVAEINGLPATGHPLARWLVDAGFVASALGFQRRRPVHDGARERAGSHA, from the coding sequence ATGGTCCGCCAACGAGATCCCCTGTCGCTCTTCGAGCCCCCCGTGGCGACCTGGTTCGCCCGGGCGTTTCCCGATGGCCCGACGCCCCCGCAGTCGCGCGGGTGGCCGGTCGTCGCCCGCGGCGAGTCGATGCTCCTGCTGGCCCCGACCGGCAGCGGCAAGACGCTCGCGGCGTTCCTGTGGTGCATCAACCGCCTGATGTTCGAAACGGTGCCGCCGGCGTCCGATCGCTGCCGCGTGCTGTACCTCTCGCCGCTCAAGGCGCTGGCGGTCGACATCGAACGCAACCTGCGCGCCCCGATTGCCGGGATCACCCAGGTAGCGACCGACCTGGGGATTCCGCACCGGGTGCCTTCGGTCATGGTGCGCACCGGCGATACCCCGGCGTGGGAACGATCGCGGTTCAAGCGCGAGCCAGCCGACATCCTGATTACGACGCCCGAGTCGCTCTATCTCCTCCTCACGTCGGCCAGCCGCGAGGCCCTGCGCTCGATCGACACGGTCATCGTCGACGAGATCCATGCGCTCGTGCCGACCAAGCGCGGCGCGCACCTCGCCTTGTCGATCGAGCGGCTCGAGGCGATCGTCCGCCGTCCGTTGCAGCGGCTGGGGCTGTCGGCAACGCAGCGGCCGCTCGACGAGGTTGCCCGGTTCCTCGGCGGGGCCCTGTCGTCGGCTCGCGGCACGGACGCGCCGGTCGCGGCGCCCGACGCCGCCGTCACGCTCCACGACGAGTTCCGGACGGGGACCGACGTGGCCTGGCGTCCGGTGACGGTCGTCGACGCGGGCCGGCGCAAGCAGCTCGCCTTGACGCTCGAGCTGCCGGCCGAGGACCTCGCGCGCCTCGAGCCGCCAATCGATCTGCCGAGCGGACCGGCGGCTCAGGGACCGGTGCGGCCGTCGATGTGGACGGCCCTCCACCCGCGCCTGCTCGACCTGGTGCGCGCGCACCAGACGACGCTCGTCTTCGTCAACAGCCGTCGAGTGGCCGAACGGCTGGCCGCGGCGCTGAACGAGCTGGCGGGCGAGCCGCTCGTGCGCGCGCACCACGGCTCGCTCGCCCGGCCGCAGCGCGTCGAGATCGAGGATGCGCTCAAGGCCGGGCGCCTGCGCGGCCTCGTCGCGACCTCGTCGCTCGAGCTCGGCATCGACATGGGCGCGGTCGACCTCGTCGTGCAGATCGAGGCGCCCCCATCGGTGGCGAGCGGGCTGCAGCGGATCGGGCGCGCGGGCCATCACGTGCAGGCGACGAGCCGCGGCGTGATCGTCCCGAAGTTCCGAGGCGATCTCGTGGCGTGTGCCGCGGCGACCCGCGCCATGCGAGAGGGACTGGTCGAAGCGACGCGCTACCCCCGCAATCCGCTCGACGTGCTCGCACAGCAGGTGGTCGCGATGACGTCGATGGACCCCTGGCAGGCCGACGACCTGCTGGCCGTCGTCCGGCGGGCCGCCCCGTTCGCGGAGTTGAGCCGCGCGCTCTTCGAGGGCACGCTCGACATGCTCGCCGGCCGGTACCCGTCGGACGACTTCGCCGAGCTGCGGCCGCGCGTGACCTGGGACCGCCTGTCGGGGCGTCTCGCCGGCCGCGAGGGGGCGCGCCGCGTCGCCGTCGTCAACGGGGGCACGATCCCGGACCGGGGACTGTACGGCGTGTTCCTCGGCGGCGCCGATCGGGGCGCCGCACGCGTCGGCGAGCTCGACGAGGAGATGGTCTTCGAGAGCCGCGTGGGCGAGACGTTCGTGCTCGGCGCCTCCACCTGGCGCATCGAGGACATCTCGCACGACCGCGTGCTCGTCTCGCCCGCGCCGGGTGAGCCGGGCAAGATGCCGTTCTGGAAGGGCGAGACGGCCGGCCGGCCGCTCGAGTTCGGCCGCGCGATCGGCGCGCTGGTCCGCACGCTCGAACAGCTGCCGGCGACGGCGGCGCGCGAGCGCCTCGTGCGCGACCACGACCTCGCTCCGGCCGCCGCCGAGACGCTCGTCGCCTACCTGCGCGAGCAGAAGGCCGAGACGGGCGCGCTGCCCGACGACCGGACGGTGGTGATCGAGCGCTGTCGCGACGAGCTCGGCGACTGGCGCGTCTGCCTGCTGTCGCCTCTCGGCGGACGGGTGCTGGCCCCTTGGGCAATGGCCGTGGCCGGGCGGCTTCGCGAAGAACGCGACCTGCCCGTCGAGACGATGTGGACCGACGAAGGCTTCGTGGTCCGCTTCCCCGAAACCGACGATCCGCCGGATGCCGGGTGGATGCTGCCCGACGCGGCCGACGTCGAACGGCTCGTGGTCGGTCAGTTGTCGTCGACGACGCTCTTCGCCGCGAAGTTCCGCGAATGCGCGGCGCGCGCGCTCCTGCTGCCCCGGCGGCGGCCAGGCCAGCGGCGGCCGCTCTGGCAGCAGCGAAAACGCGCGGCGGATCTCCTCTCGGTCGCCTCGCGGTTCGGCTCGTTTCCCATCCTGCTCGAGACCTACCGCGAGTGCCTGCGAGACCTCTTCGACATGCCGGCGCTCGCCGCGATCCTCCGCGACGTGGGCACGCGCCACCTGCGGGTCGTCACGGTCGACCGCACGACGCCGTCGCCGTTTGCGGCGTCGCTGCTCTTCGGCTACGTCGCCAACTACCTGTACGACGGCGACGCGCCACTCCCCGAACGCCGGGCCCAGGCCCTCACCATCGATCAGGCCCAGCTCGCCGACCTGCTCGGCGAGGCACAGCTGCGCGAGCTGCTCGACACCGACGCGATGGCCGACGTCGAGGCCCAGCTGCAGCACCTCGACGAGCGCTACCGCGTGAAGAGCGCCGACGGCCTGCACGACCTGCTGCTGCGGATCGGCGACCTCTCGGCCGGCGAGATCGGGCGCCGCGCCGCCGACGGAACGGGCGCCGCGTGGCGCCGCGCCCTCGTCACGTCGCGTCGGGCCATCGAGGTGCAGATCGCGGGCGAGGCGCGTGTCGTGGCCGTCGAGGACGCGAGCCGGTACCGCGACGCGCTCGGCGTGCCGCTTCCTCCAGGACTGCCGACGTCGCTCGTCGAACCGGTCGCCGACCCCCCCGGCGACCTCGCGCTGCGCTATGCCCGCACGCACGGACCGTTCACCGCCGACGACCTCGCAGCGCGTTTCGGCATCGGCCGTCCCTCGGTCGAACGCCTGCTGCATCGCCTCGCAGCGGCCGGACGCCTGCTCGAAGGCGAGTTCCGCCCGGGCGGCACCAGCCGCGAGTGGTGCGACCGGCAGGTGCTCGCGGCCATCCGACGCCGGTCGATTGCCCGCCTCCGCCACGAGATCGAGCCCGTCGACACGGCGACCCTCGGACGCTTCCTCGCCGCCTGGCACGGCACGACCAGACGACGACGCGGTCTCGACGCGCTGCTCGACGTCGTCGAGCAACTGCAGGGCGCGCCGCTCGTCGCCTCGCTCGTCGAGTCGGCCATCCTTCCGGCCCGGCTCGACGACTTCACCGCGGAGTCACTCGATCTCCTGCTCGCAGCAGGCGAGGTCGTGTGGGTCGGTGTCGAGCCGCTCGGCGATCGCGATGGCCGCCTGGCCTTGTTCCTGACGGATCACCTGCCGCGGCTCTGGCGCCCGCCGACGGCGGCGCCCGACCCCTCGCCGCGCCAGCAGGCGATCCTCGCTCACCTGGCCACTGCCGGCGCGTCGTTCTTCGCCCCCCTTCACGAGGCCGCCGGTGGCGGCTACCCCGGCGAGACGGTGGACGCCCTGTGGACGCTCGTCTGGCGTGGCCTCGTCACCAGCGACGCCTTCCACGCCCTGCGAGCGTGGCTCGCTCCCCACGAGCGGCGGCGGAGGCCGGCCCCGGGCGAGGGCTACCGCTCGCGCCGGGTCGCGCCGCCCGCCGCACAGGGTCGGTGGTCGCTCGTCACCGCCCGATCGGGCACGACCGCGTCGATGACGACGTGGAGCGCCGCCGCAGCCGAACAGTTGCTTGCGCGGCATGGGGTGGTGACGCGCGAGGTGGTCGCGCAGGAGAGCGTGCCCGGAGGCTTCTCGGCGGTGTACGAGGTACTGCGTACGCTCGACGAACGCGGACACGTCCGGAGAGGCTACTTCGCGGCAGGCGTTGGCGCGCTGCAGTTCGCGCGCCCCGCAGCGCTCGATCTCCTGCGCTCGCTCCGAGGCGAGCCGGAAGGGGCCGAGGTCGTCGTGCTCGCCGCGACCGACCCGGCGAACCCGTACGGCAGTCTGCTGAAGTGGCCGACCGAGCTGCTGGCCGTCTCCGGTCGCGGACCCACGCGTAGCGTCGGTGCGAACGTCGTGATCGTGAATGGGGCCCTGGCCGCCTGGATCGGACGCCACGGCCGACCGGTCCTCGTGGCGCTGCCCGAGAGCGAGCCCGACCGGTCGCGGGTCGGACACGCGATCGCCAGTGTCCTCGCCGACCTCGCGCTCACCGGAGACCGCCGTGAGGGGGGACTGCTCGTCGCGGAGATCAACGGCCTGCCGGCCACCGGCCACCCGCTGGCCCGATGGCTCGTCGACGCGGGGTTCGTCGCCTCGGCCCTCGGGTTCCAGCGGCGACGGCCGGTGCACGATGGCGCGCGGGAACGCGCGGGTTCGCATGCCTGA
- a CDS encoding PaaI family thioesterase, producing the protein MDALAPQVAPPAGWTPCQPFPEAPANNSFVSGGPAGRRLRVAYYRRQPDHALVGKAWFGPETEGPPGHAHGGSIAAVLDEVLGGAAWAAGHPVVVARLSVDFRLMIPLGTDATFETTVTGVDGRKVTTRGRLLDESGAVLAEGEALCVKLTAEHIDLFKTVGEATAR; encoded by the coding sequence ATGGACGCGCTCGCGCCCCAGGTGGCCCCACCGGCCGGCTGGACACCCTGCCAGCCTTTCCCGGAGGCTCCAGCCAACAACTCGTTCGTGTCGGGCGGGCCGGCGGGCCGACGGCTGCGGGTGGCCTACTACCGCCGGCAGCCCGACCACGCGCTCGTCGGCAAGGCGTGGTTCGGCCCCGAGACGGAAGGTCCTCCGGGGCACGCGCACGGCGGCAGCATCGCGGCCGTACTCGACGAGGTGCTGGGCGGGGCCGCCTGGGCGGCCGGACACCCCGTCGTCGTCGCGCGGCTGTCGGTCGACTTCCGCCTGATGATCCCCCTCGGCACCGACGCGACCTTCGAGACGACGGTGACTGGGGTCGACGGACGCAAGGTGACGACCCGCGGACGGCTGCTCGACGAGTCGGGGGCCGTCCTCGCCGAAGGAGAAGCGCTCTGCGTGAAGCTCACGGCCGAGCACATCGATCTCTTCAAGACGGTCGGCGAGGCCACCGCGCGCTGA
- a CDS encoding CDP-diacylglycerol O-phosphatidyltransferase, with protein sequence MHAYTASGAAMGIAALVAAIGHDYRTAFLWLAGQVFVDATDGLLARAARVDEVTPRFDGGRLDDLVDYLTYVIVPAVVVVQSALVPAAAAVPVACVMAVSSAIGFARADAKTDDHFFTGFPSYWNIVVVYLVAFDWPPAANAVVLVGLAVLVFVPLRFVYPSRTPALRVLTVGLGAIWALLMLGLIWTIDAPPAWLVAASLVYPGYYVVLSLYLDVTRRRLRQKPPA encoded by the coding sequence GTGCATGCCTACACCGCCAGCGGCGCGGCCATGGGCATCGCCGCCCTCGTGGCGGCGATTGGCCACGACTACCGCACGGCCTTCCTGTGGCTCGCGGGCCAGGTCTTCGTCGACGCCACCGACGGCCTGCTGGCGCGGGCGGCCCGTGTGGACGAGGTCACGCCTCGTTTCGACGGAGGACGGCTCGACGACCTCGTCGACTACCTCACCTATGTGATCGTGCCGGCGGTCGTGGTGGTGCAGTCGGCCCTCGTCCCTGCCGCCGCGGCCGTGCCAGTCGCCTGTGTGATGGCCGTGTCGAGCGCCATCGGCTTCGCGCGCGCCGACGCGAAGACCGACGACCACTTCTTCACGGGGTTCCCTTCGTACTGGAACATCGTTGTGGTCTACCTGGTGGCGTTCGACTGGCCACCGGCGGCCAACGCGGTGGTGCTCGTCGGCCTGGCGGTGCTCGTCTTCGTTCCGCTGCGCTTCGTCTACCCGTCGCGCACGCCGGCCCTGCGGGTCCTGACGGTGGGGCTTGGGGCCATCTGGGCGTTGCTGATGCTGGGCCTCATCTGGACCATCGACGCGCCGCCGGCGTGGCTCGTCGCCGCCTCGCTCGTCTACCCGGGGTACTACGTCGTGCTCTCGCTGTACCTCGACGTGACGAGGCGCCGCCTGCGCCAGAAACCACCTGCCTGA
- a CDS encoding PDZ domain-containing protein, with amino-acid sequence MTLVTAALAAAPADAAPPIRYRVSFPAPHTHYVAVEATVPTAGRDEVELMMAVWTPGSYLVREFARHVEGLTATTPGGVALEVAKSRKNRWRVSTGGAASIDVRYRVYGREMSVRTNWVESSFAMLNGAPTFVTLVESSPVTRPHEVVVDLPSGWRGVATALDPLPGVEHGFVAADFDTLVDSPILAGSRSVHAFDVDGIPHALVNIGDDRFWDGARAAADVEKIVRATRDLWGRLPYPRYLFLNVVAEAGGGLEHKDSTLIMSSRWTMRTPRRYQGWLGLVAHEFFHAWNVKRLRPAALGPFDYEREVYTTDLWIAEGLTSYYDDLLVLRAGLSTRDEYLAALSNQIQALQTTPGRLVQPVADASYDAWIRHYRPDENSPNVAVSYYTKGAVVGFLLDMRVREATRGAKSLDDVMRLAYERFSGDRGYTEADFRRTASEVAGVDLTAWFARTVDSTEELDYDAALAWLGLRFRVPGEARTDRGWLGAQTRADAGRLVVSQVRRGTPAHDAGLNVDDEIVGVDDYRVRVDQLDDRLQQYRPGDEVTLLVARRDALLRLQVVLGTEPSSMWRLERRPDATADQRARLEAWLARPRAAGSAANQAAPPEDEGVEPGLHEAR; translated from the coding sequence ATGACTCTCGTCACTGCTGCCCTCGCTGCGGCGCCGGCCGACGCCGCGCCGCCCATCCGCTATCGTGTCAGCTTCCCGGCGCCGCACACGCACTACGTCGCCGTCGAGGCCACGGTGCCCACCGCGGGACGCGACGAGGTCGAACTGATGATGGCGGTGTGGACGCCGGGCTCGTACCTGGTGCGCGAGTTCGCCCGGCACGTCGAGGGCCTGACGGCCACGACGCCCGGCGGGGTCGCGCTGGAAGTCGCGAAGAGCCGCAAGAACCGCTGGCGGGTCAGCACGGGCGGGGCGGCCTCGATCGACGTACGGTACCGCGTCTACGGCCGCGAGATGTCGGTCCGCACGAACTGGGTCGAGTCGTCGTTCGCGATGCTCAACGGCGCACCGACCTTCGTCACGCTCGTGGAGTCCTCGCCGGTGACGCGGCCGCACGAGGTCGTCGTGGACCTCCCGTCCGGCTGGCGCGGCGTCGCCACCGCGCTCGACCCGCTGCCGGGCGTCGAACACGGCTTCGTCGCGGCCGACTTCGACACGCTGGTCGACTCGCCCATCCTGGCGGGCTCGCGGTCGGTCCACGCCTTCGACGTCGACGGCATCCCGCACGCGCTCGTCAACATCGGCGACGACCGCTTCTGGGACGGCGCGCGCGCGGCCGCCGACGTCGAGAAGATCGTGCGGGCCACGCGCGACCTCTGGGGCCGGCTGCCCTATCCGCGCTACCTGTTCCTCAACGTGGTCGCCGAGGCTGGCGGCGGGCTCGAGCACAAGGACTCGACGCTCATCATGAGCAGCCGGTGGACCATGCGCACGCCCCGGCGGTACCAGGGCTGGCTCGGCCTCGTCGCGCACGAGTTCTTCCATGCCTGGAACGTGAAGCGCCTGCGCCCGGCGGCCCTCGGACCGTTCGACTACGAGCGCGAGGTGTACACCACCGACCTGTGGATTGCCGAGGGCCTCACGAGCTACTACGACGACCTGCTCGTGCTCAGAGCGGGGCTGTCGACGCGCGACGAGTACCTCGCGGCGCTCAGCAACCAGATCCAGGCCCTGCAGACCACGCCCGGCCGACTCGTGCAGCCCGTCGCCGACGCGTCCTACGATGCCTGGATCCGCCACTACCGTCCCGACGAGAACTCGCCGAACGTCGCCGTGAGCTACTACACGAAGGGGGCCGTCGTCGGGTTCCTGCTCGACATGCGCGTCCGCGAGGCCACGCGGGGAGCGAAGTCGCTCGACGACGTGATGCGTCTCGCGTACGAACGTTTTTCGGGCGATCGCGGCTACACCGAAGCCGACTTCCGACGTACGGCGAGCGAGGTGGCCGGGGTCGACCTCACGGCGTGGTTCGCGCGGACGGTCGACTCGACCGAAGAGCTCGACTACGACGCCGCCCTCGCGTGGCTCGGGCTGCGCTTCCGCGTGCCGGGCGAGGCCAGGACCGACCGCGGGTGGCTCGGCGCGCAGACCAGGGCCGACGCCGGTCGCCTCGTCGTGTCGCAGGTGCGGCGCGGCACGCCAGCCCACGACGCCGGCCTCAACGTCGATGACGAGATCGTCGGAGTCGACGATTATCGCGTGCGCGTCGACCAGCTCGACGATCGCCTGCAGCAGTATCGACCGGGTGACGAGGTGACGCTGCTCGTTGCGCGGCGCGACGCGTTGCTGCGGCTGCAGGTCGTGCTCGGGACCGAGCCGTCGTCGATGTGGCGTCTCGAGCGGCGGCCCGACGCCACCGCCGATCAGCGTGCGCGGCTCGAGGCCTGGCTGGCCAGGCCGCGTGCGGCCGGATCAGCGGCCAATCAGGCCGCGCCACCGGAGGACGAGGGCGTGGAGCCCGGCCTCCACGAGGCCCGCTGA
- a CDS encoding DUF885 family protein, with product MSSSSLVKCLVACAVVVSFGASLSAQSARQAARPPGEAPGAQLGPLVAEATAVRIPTRSASEFAAAAKAYESVLARLRGIDRSALGLDDQVDYDLLEAWLRTQLFEIVETKQHQLVPVSYFALGQTSGLFMRPGAIADAGVRGAIRELRALPTILENGRKNLTTPARTWTENALYQAYYAKLLLEQYVPAAVVDDPAVKAELLAASREALAAVQDFERWLERELLPRSTRPPTWKPEEIDFYQLVFEQLDKYPVDEMLRIAEAEEKQLLVEMTELARQIHPSGDLRRVWEVMKDEAPPWEGVLPMAQRYVDMASDWLRGPGSHVVTIPEYIDYGAMITTPMGRRTLSFGGASMGPTVAGRQSGYYVLTPLEDRLTPEEKASRIRSYNPYWTHVISYHEWLGHNVQIAARNEHVTRPMRRAFRSGYFSQAWSFYLEKLLEDEGYYEVLPYMERLKTSMARRQMRMWRVQRIVTKLKMAKGEMTFDEAVQAYIDKIGMEPTNAFIEVQRDCQNPTPPGREIIGELAILELRREYERRMGRHYSLKRFNDTLLTYGDLPFKQIRRLMFRD from the coding sequence GTGTCGTCGTCTTCACTGGTGAAATGCCTCGTCGCCTGCGCCGTCGTGGTTTCTTTCGGCGCGTCCCTTTCCGCCCAGTCCGCCCGCCAGGCGGCGCGCCCGCCCGGCGAGGCCCCCGGTGCCCAGCTCGGCCCGCTCGTCGCCGAGGCGACCGCCGTACGGATCCCCACGCGCAGCGCCAGCGAGTTCGCCGCGGCGGCGAAGGCCTACGAATCGGTGCTGGCCCGGCTGCGTGGCATCGACCGCAGCGCGCTCGGCCTCGACGACCAGGTTGACTACGACCTGCTCGAAGCGTGGCTGCGAACCCAACTGTTCGAGATCGTCGAGACGAAGCAGCACCAGCTCGTGCCGGTGTCGTACTTCGCGCTCGGCCAGACGAGCGGCCTCTTCATGCGGCCGGGCGCGATTGCCGATGCGGGCGTCCGCGGCGCGATCCGGGAGCTGCGGGCGTTGCCGACGATTCTCGAGAACGGCAGGAAGAACCTGACGACGCCCGCGAGGACCTGGACGGAGAACGCGCTGTACCAGGCGTACTACGCGAAGCTGCTGCTCGAGCAGTACGTGCCCGCGGCCGTGGTCGACGACCCGGCGGTGAAGGCCGAGCTGCTCGCTGCTTCGCGCGAGGCGCTCGCGGCGGTCCAGGACTTCGAGCGGTGGCTCGAGCGCGAGCTGCTGCCCCGATCGACGCGCCCGCCGACGTGGAAGCCGGAGGAGATCGATTTCTATCAGCTCGTCTTCGAGCAGCTCGACAAGTACCCGGTCGACGAGATGCTGCGCATCGCCGAAGCGGAGGAGAAGCAGCTGCTCGTCGAGATGACCGAGCTCGCCCGCCAGATTCACCCGTCGGGCGACCTGCGGCGCGTGTGGGAGGTGATGAAGGACGAGGCGCCTCCATGGGAGGGCGTGCTGCCGATGGCCCAGCGGTACGTCGACATGGCCTCGGACTGGCTGCGCGGTCCCGGGAGCCACGTGGTGACGATCCCGGAGTACATCGACTACGGCGCGATGATCACGACGCCCATGGGCAGGCGAACGCTCTCCTTCGGCGGCGCGAGCATGGGGCCCACCGTGGCCGGGCGCCAGTCGGGCTACTACGTGCTGACCCCGCTCGAGGATCGACTGACGCCGGAGGAGAAGGCGAGCCGCATCCGGTCGTACAACCCCTACTGGACCCACGTGATCTCGTACCACGAGTGGCTGGGCCACAACGTGCAGATCGCGGCTCGCAACGAGCACGTCACCCGACCCATGCGCCGCGCCTTCCGCAGCGGCTATTTCAGCCAGGCCTGGTCGTTCTACCTCGAGAAGCTCCTCGAGGACGAGGGATACTACGAGGTGCTGCCGTACATGGAGAGGCTGAAGACCAGCATGGCGCGGCGCCAGATGCGCATGTGGCGCGTCCAGCGCATCGTCACGAAGCTCAAGATGGCCAAGGGCGAGATGACCTTCGATGAAGCCGTCCAGGCATACATCGACAAGATCGGGATGGAGCCGACGAACGCCTTCATCGAGGTGCAGCGCGACTGCCAGAACCCGACGCCTCCGGGCCGGGAGATCATCGGCGAGCTGGCCATCCTCGAGCTGAGGCGGGAGTACGAGCGGCGGATGGGACGCCACTACTCGCTCAAGCGCTTCAACGACACGCTGCTCACCTACGGCGACCTGCCCTTCAAGCAGATTCGCCGGTTGATGTTCCGCGACTGA